The genome window CTCGGCGTGACTATAGAAACAAACAGAGATTATAAAGTAACAAAAGCGCCTGAGCCTACTAAGAGATGGGCGGATTTCACATTAGCGGTAGGCTATGGTTTCAGAAAAATGGTCAGTATAGAGCCAATAATGGATTTCGATTTAGGAGACTTTGTGTATCTTTTGAAGGCTATAGGTCCAGAGTTCGTTAGCATAGGAGCTGATAGCAAAGGTCATAATCTACCGGAACCTTCTCCGGCGAAACTCAAAGAACTAATCTCTGAGCTGGAAAAATTCACAGAAGTGAAGATCAAAAAGAATTTGAATAGGATTAAAAAAGCGAAGGATCAAAATGAAGATAGTGAAGCGAGCCAAGATTGAGGTAGTAACAATAGATGACTTGCGAGAAGGCGATGAGATACTTTGGTCGAATCTTAGGTGCAAAGTTGTAAATGTGAACATGTGGGAGCGTAATATAATTTTCGTTCCCTACTCAATGCCTGATAGCGCAACTGAAGGTTCGTATATGCACTATTACAGAATTCAGGAATGCGAAGAGGCAAATATCTGCACATTATGCGGGAAAGAAGTAGAGCAAGGAGACATATGCGAAGAGTGCAAGATGATGGAGAATCTTTCTTAAAGGAGATCAAAGGCGAGGAAGAAAAATGAGAAAAGAAGACATTGTGGTTTCTTTTGAGCTTGCGAGGAAGCTGAAGGAGGTAGGTATGAACTCACCCAGCTTGTTCTGCTGGCGAGTATGGGATAATGGGTCAGTTGATCTTGCAATGGAACACGAGGACGATTTCGATTACAGCGGTGCCGGCAGGACGGTGGTAGAGAAAATACCAGCCTACACAGCTATGGAGCTGATGGAGAAGTTGCCGGGTTTTATAAGGCAGCCTAAAAATTGGAAGTATATCTTGAGTATACATAAGTTTTGTGATGGCTATGCGGTGGGATATG of Methanophagales archaeon contains these proteins:
- a CDS encoding DUF5131 family protein, which produces MGLNKQSGNMYPFVTHTWNPIRGECPHQCVYCYMKRFKVGKLRLEEKELRTKLGSGNFIFVGSSTDMWSKEVPDIWITEVLEYTRKFPDNTYLFQTKNPIRFLEFIDYFGLNSVLGVTIETNRDYKVTKAPEPTKRWADFTLAVGYGFRKMVSIEPIMDFDLGDFVYLLKAIGPEFVSIGADSKGHNLPEPSPAKLKELISELEKFTEVKIKKNLNRIKKAKDQNEDSEASQD